In Fundidesulfovibrio putealis DSM 16056, the following proteins share a genomic window:
- a CDS encoding hydrogenase iron-sulfur subunit, which yields MAEKIGVYVCGGCGLAEAVDLDAVCTAVKNKYQPQCPVIKTHPVLCSPEGKAAIEADIAEAGLDGVCLCACSPRSKWDVFAFGDTVQVERVNLREQGVWSFDKETGVIEMAKGINDLQIICNEYSLMGVVKLTKSNIPNPEVAETFKTILVLGGGWTGLNAANAAASLGYEVVLVEKSDTLGGKVVNFYKTFPLSHPYTEAHETGLDKLISQVNASKKVTIFTGTSLEKFSGAPGQYKAQLSNGQTLDIGSMVLATGWDAGDTKYLAPLGYGEIKNVITTAELEKMAKGGCITRPSDGKAPRSVAFLLNTAACSTVSCPSDVVMECDAAADAPQNPPAAPAEGEEAGPAPFCDLESQRHLALSSEISTLVALKQANYVVEKDPEAVAFIFYDHMMVPGINERYYKAAQDKPGIMLSKADIKSVKSGSGGSVIISMENTLLGESIEIEADLVVLPTALVPTTAHSPVVNLEYRQGLAFPDLNLFEGYADSNYICFPYETRRTGIYAAGAVRQPMGLALSADDAMGAALKAIQCVSSANKGVAVHPRSGDRSYPVFNFVRCTQCKRCTEECPFGALDDDPKGTPMPNPTRCRRCGTCMGACPERVISFDNYNIDMIGTMIREMQVPPKMDVGGPRVLILACENDAYPALDMAALRGKSWSSYVRVIPVRCLGSVNAIWVADAMSKGIDGVMLLGCKYGDDYQCHFVKGSELCNRRKENISESLKRLGVEPERVDQLQVAIDEYDVVPGMIDQFMNMIVKMGPNPFKGY from the coding sequence ATGGCCGAGAAAATAGGCGTGTACGTCTGCGGCGGCTGCGGCCTGGCCGAAGCCGTCGATCTGGACGCAGTGTGCACCGCGGTAAAGAACAAGTACCAGCCGCAGTGCCCGGTCATCAAAACCCACCCCGTGCTCTGCTCCCCTGAAGGCAAGGCGGCCATTGAGGCCGACATCGCCGAGGCGGGGCTGGACGGCGTGTGTCTGTGCGCATGTTCCCCGCGCTCCAAGTGGGATGTGTTCGCCTTCGGCGACACCGTCCAGGTGGAACGCGTGAACCTGCGCGAGCAGGGCGTCTGGTCCTTCGACAAGGAAACCGGCGTCATCGAGATGGCCAAGGGCATCAACGACCTGCAGATCATCTGCAACGAATACTCGCTCATGGGCGTGGTGAAGCTCACCAAGTCCAACATCCCCAACCCCGAAGTCGCCGAGACCTTCAAGACCATTCTGGTCCTGGGCGGCGGCTGGACCGGACTGAACGCCGCCAACGCGGCCGCGTCCCTGGGATATGAGGTTGTCCTGGTCGAAAAGAGCGACACCCTGGGCGGCAAGGTGGTGAACTTCTACAAGACGTTCCCCCTGAGCCACCCCTACACCGAAGCCCATGAGACCGGGCTGGACAAGCTCATCTCCCAGGTGAACGCCAGCAAGAAGGTGACCATCTTCACCGGCACCAGCCTGGAGAAGTTCTCCGGCGCACCGGGCCAGTACAAGGCCCAGCTGTCCAACGGGCAGACCCTGGACATCGGTTCCATGGTCCTGGCCACCGGCTGGGACGCGGGCGACACCAAGTACCTGGCGCCCCTGGGCTACGGCGAGATCAAGAACGTGATCACCACCGCCGAGCTCGAGAAGATGGCCAAGGGCGGCTGCATCACCCGTCCCTCGGACGGCAAGGCTCCCCGCAGCGTGGCCTTCCTGCTGAACACCGCCGCCTGCTCCACCGTGTCCTGTCCCTCGGACGTGGTCATGGAGTGCGACGCGGCTGCCGACGCTCCGCAGAACCCGCCCGCCGCCCCTGCCGAAGGTGAAGAGGCCGGACCGGCTCCCTTCTGCGATCTGGAGTCCCAGCGCCATCTGGCCCTGTCCTCCGAGATCAGCACCCTGGTGGCCCTCAAGCAGGCCAACTACGTGGTGGAGAAGGACCCCGAGGCCGTGGCCTTCATCTTCTACGACCACATGATGGTCCCCGGCATCAACGAGCGCTACTACAAGGCCGCCCAGGATAAGCCGGGCATCATGCTCAGCAAGGCAGACATCAAGTCCGTCAAGTCCGGTTCCGGCGGTTCGGTCATCATCTCCATGGAGAACACCCTGCTGGGCGAGTCCATCGAGATCGAGGCCGACCTGGTGGTGCTGCCCACGGCGCTGGTCCCCACCACGGCCCACAGCCCGGTGGTCAACCTGGAATACCGCCAGGGCCTGGCCTTCCCGGACCTGAACCTCTTCGAGGGCTACGCCGACTCCAACTACATCTGCTTCCCCTACGAGACCCGCCGCACCGGCATCTATGCCGCAGGCGCGGTGCGCCAGCCCATGGGCCTGGCCCTCTCTGCCGACGACGCCATGGGCGCGGCCCTCAAGGCCATCCAGTGCGTCTCCAGCGCCAACAAGGGCGTGGCAGTGCATCCCCGCTCGGGCGACCGCAGCTATCCGGTGTTCAACTTCGTGCGCTGCACCCAGTGCAAACGCTGCACCGAGGAATGCCCCTTCGGAGCCCTGGACGACGATCCCAAGGGCACCCCGATGCCCAACCCCACGCGCTGCCGCCGCTGCGGCACCTGCATGGGCGCCTGTCCTGAGCGCGTCATCAGCTTCGACAACTACAACATCGACATGATCGGCACCATGATCCGCGAGATGCAGGTTCCCCCCAAGATGGACGTGGGCGGCCCCCGCGTGCTGATCCTGGCCTGCGAGAACGACGCCTATCCGGCCCTGGACATGGCTGCGCTTCGCGGCAAGTCCTGGAGCTCCTACGTGCGTGTCATCCCGGTGCGCTGCCTGGGTTCGGTCAACGCCATCTGGGTGGCCGACGCCATGTCCAAGGGCATCGACGGCGTGATGCTGCTCGGCTGCAAATACGGCGACGACTACCAGTGCCACTTCGTCAAGGGTTCCGAGCTGTGCAACCGCCGCAAGGAGAACATCTCCGAGTCGCTCAAGCGCCTTGGCGTCGAGCCCGAGCGCGTGGATCAGCTCCAGGTCGCCATTGACGAGTATGATGTCGTGCCCGGTATGATCGATCAGTTCATGAACATGATCGTGAAAATGGGTCCCAACCCGTTCAAAGGATACTAG
- a CDS encoding sensor histidine kinase, producing MNAHHKQSADCDAHFQAILAAAVEAIVIIDHSCRIQAFSDAAQKLFGYSRQEVLGQNVSMLMPEPFRSSHDAWVARHLATGERRIIGTGREVTARRKDGSVFPVYLSVGEGKSAEGGFFVGILHDLTREKAAFRRVQQLAAIVDSTGDAVLGKTLDGVVTYWNRGAEELYGYSAEEAIGRHVSELIVPLEKLEELDSIAARIRHGENVARVETERHDKSGRRLIVSLTISPILDADGNVTGASAIARDITARRTAERAQADARRAAEESNRVKTDFLSIVSHELRTPLTIILGNISLLTDHEHMPDPAEAAGIAQDIEDSANRLLALINDLLDISDMEAGEARLRLAPMQAEELVLEVAQAADVMAAPKGLEVEFYTEPLALMADPLRLKQALINLVDNAVKFTQSGTITVGVSRAGESALFEVRDTGPGIPEVETGRIFDAFHQADTSSTRTAQGTGLGLTIVRRIVELHGGVLSVESEPGKGSIFYIAIPLNEDATDLHD from the coding sequence GTGAACGCCCACCACAAGCAGTCCGCCGACTGCGACGCGCACTTCCAGGCCATCCTGGCGGCCGCTGTCGAAGCCATCGTCATCATCGACCATTCCTGCCGCATCCAGGCGTTTTCCGACGCTGCCCAGAAGCTGTTCGGCTATTCCAGACAGGAAGTCCTCGGCCAGAACGTCAGCATGCTCATGCCCGAGCCCTTCCGCTCCAGTCACGACGCCTGGGTCGCCCGCCACCTCGCCACCGGCGAAAGGCGCATCATCGGCACGGGCCGAGAAGTGACCGCCCGGCGAAAAGACGGCAGCGTGTTCCCGGTCTATCTGTCCGTGGGCGAAGGCAAGTCCGCCGAGGGCGGTTTCTTCGTGGGCATCCTGCACGACCTGACCCGGGAAAAGGCCGCCTTCCGCCGGGTTCAGCAGCTGGCCGCCATCGTCGATTCCACCGGAGACGCGGTGCTGGGCAAGACCCTGGACGGCGTGGTGACCTACTGGAACAGGGGCGCCGAGGAACTCTACGGCTACTCAGCCGAGGAAGCCATCGGTCGCCACGTGTCCGAGCTGATCGTCCCCCTGGAAAAGCTGGAGGAGCTCGACTCCATCGCGGCGCGCATCCGCCACGGCGAGAACGTGGCCCGCGTGGAGACCGAACGCCACGACAAATCCGGCAGACGCCTCATCGTATCCCTGACCATCTCGCCCATCCTGGACGCCGACGGCAACGTGACCGGGGCCTCTGCCATCGCCCGCGACATAACCGCACGTCGGACCGCCGAGCGCGCCCAGGCCGACGCGCGCCGCGCCGCCGAGGAATCCAACCGGGTCAAGACAGATTTTTTGAGCATCGTCTCCCACGAGCTGCGCACGCCGCTCACCATCATACTGGGCAACATTTCTCTCCTGACCGACCACGAGCACATGCCCGACCCCGCCGAAGCAGCAGGCATCGCCCAGGACATCGAGGACAGCGCCAACCGCCTGCTGGCCCTGATTAACGACCTGCTGGACATCTCCGACATGGAGGCCGGCGAGGCGCGGCTTCGCCTGGCGCCCATGCAGGCCGAGGAGCTGGTGCTGGAGGTGGCCCAGGCCGCCGACGTCATGGCAGCGCCCAAAGGCCTGGAGGTGGAGTTCTATACCGAGCCGCTGGCGCTCATGGCTGATCCCCTGCGGCTCAAGCAGGCGCTCATCAACCTTGTGGACAACGCCGTGAAGTTCACCCAGTCCGGCACCATCACCGTGGGAGTCAGCCGCGCAGGCGAGAGCGCCCTGTTCGAGGTGCGCGACACCGGGCCGGGCATCCCGGAAGTGGAAACCGGGCGAATCTTCGACGCCTTCCACCAGGCCGACACTTCAAGCACCCGCACGGCGCAGGGAACAGGCCTCGGACTGACCATAGTCCGCCGTATCGTCGAACTGCACGGCGGCGTTCTCAGCGTGGAAAGCGAACCGGGCAAGGGCAGCATCTTCTACATCGCCATCCCCCTCAACGAAGACGCCACAGACCTGCACGACTGA
- the qmoC gene encoding quinone-interacting membrane-bound oxidoreductase complex subunit QmoC codes for MSSPVRIQPDPSFVRELQAAGGESVKKCYQCATCSVACPLSPPENPYPRKEMVWAQWGLKDKLMNDIDVWLCHNCGTCSDLCPRGARPGDTLAAIRNMTYRKLVGPECIGEWMSSSKHLPKLIAIPAILFAVIWLITQGGFSIPEGDIRFGKLYPGDYTIDPLFILVFIFMGWSFYKGVMNMWKSFKSLPETWQLGQEVEKPTIIQAIIDVVRDEIITHRKWNDCGKDNTERFKGHWTLVFAFVALAIVTGVVAVSHWGSKVPGFNWLHVLGDTPMPLYSPVKLLAVAGMVLGLYGLTMLTRRRLNQDSQKSGSSFYDWYLLGVVWAVFVTGTGCFLLRLAGVAGLAYPMYYLHLITVFMLFAYLPWSKLGHLVYRTTALVYARVSGRLPLSRVEDKVFEI; via the coding sequence ATGTCTTCTCCGGTCCGGATCCAACCCGATCCGAGCTTCGTCAGGGAGCTTCAGGCCGCCGGTGGCGAGTCGGTCAAGAAGTGCTACCAGTGTGCGACCTGTTCCGTGGCCTGCCCCCTGTCCCCGCCCGAGAACCCCTATCCCCGTAAGGAGATGGTCTGGGCGCAGTGGGGCCTCAAAGACAAGCTCATGAACGACATCGACGTGTGGCTGTGCCACAACTGCGGCACCTGCTCGGACCTCTGCCCCCGTGGCGCGAGGCCCGGCGATACCCTGGCCGCCATCCGCAACATGACCTACCGCAAGCTGGTAGGCCCGGAATGCATCGGCGAGTGGATGAGCTCCTCCAAGCATCTTCCCAAGCTGATCGCCATCCCGGCTATCCTCTTTGCCGTGATCTGGCTGATCACCCAGGGCGGATTCAGCATTCCTGAAGGCGATATCAGGTTCGGCAAGCTCTACCCCGGCGACTACACCATCGACCCCCTGTTCATCCTGGTCTTCATCTTCATGGGATGGAGCTTCTACAAGGGCGTCATGAACATGTGGAAGTCCTTCAAGAGCCTGCCCGAGACCTGGCAGCTGGGCCAGGAAGTTGAGAAGCCCACGATCATCCAGGCCATCATCGACGTGGTGCGCGACGAGATAATCACCCACCGCAAGTGGAACGACTGCGGCAAGGACAACACCGAGCGCTTCAAGGGCCACTGGACCCTGGTGTTCGCCTTCGTTGCCCTGGCCATCGTCACCGGTGTGGTCGCCGTGTCGCACTGGGGTTCCAAGGTCCCCGGGTTCAACTGGCTGCACGTGCTGGGCGACACGCCCATGCCGCTGTACAGCCCCGTGAAGCTGCTGGCCGTGGCCGGCATGGTGCTCGGCCTCTACGGCCTGACCATGCTGACCCGTCGCCGCCTGAACCAGGACTCCCAGAAGTCCGGCTCCAGCTTCTACGACTGGTATCTGCTTGGCGTGGTCTGGGCTGTGTTCGTCACCGGCACCGGCTGCTTCCTGCTGCGCCTCGCTGGCGTGGCCGGGCTTGCCTACCCGATGTACTACCTGCACCTGATCACCGTGTTCATGTTGTTTGCGTACCTGCCCTGGTCCAAGCTTGGGCACCTTGTGTACCGCACTACGGCCCTGGTGTATGCGCGAGTGAGCGGACGTCTGCCGCTGTCCCGCGTTGAAGACAAAGTTTTCGAGATCTAA
- the aprA gene encoding adenylyl-sulfate reductase subunit alpha produces the protein MPRIPMKEDAKGVALAEPEVIQQHVDILMVGGGMGNCGVAFEAVRWADKYAPDLKLLLVDKASLERSGAVAQGLSAINTYLGKNNADDYVRMVRTDLMGLVREDLIFDLGRHVDDSVHLFEEWGLPCWIKDEHGHNLDGAQAKAAGKSLRTGADPVRSGRWQIMINGESYKCIVAEAAKNALGQDRYIERVFIVKMIMDAKIPNRVAGAVGFSTRENKVYIFSCNAMVVACGGAVNVYKPRSTGEGLGRAWYPVWNAGSTYTMCAQAGAEMTMMENRFVPARFKDGYGPVGAWFLLFKAKATNSKGEDYCTTNRAMLKPYEDRGYAKGHVIPTCLRNHMMLAEMRAGRGPIYMDTAGALQATFATMTPEQQKHLESEAWEDFLDMCVGQANLWACMNIEPEKSGSEIMPTEPYLLGSHSGCCGIWASGPDEAWVPEEYKVRADNGKVYNRMTTVMGLWTCADGVGASGHKFSSGSHAEGRIVGKQMVRWCVDHKDYVPTIAEKADDLKKEIYQPWYTFEQFKGVSTDPVVNPNFISPKNFMMRLIKCTDEYGGGVGTLYTTSKSLLDTGFKLLAMMEEDSKKLAARDLHELMRCWEQFHRLWTVRLHMQHIAFREESRYPGFYYRGDFPGLDDSKWHCFVNSKYDPVTKETKVFKRPYVQIIPTE, from the coding sequence ATGCCCCGTATTCCCATGAAAGAGGACGCGAAGGGCGTCGCTCTGGCTGAACCCGAAGTCATTCAGCAGCATGTCGACATCCTGATGGTCGGCGGTGGTATGGGTAACTGCGGCGTGGCCTTCGAGGCCGTCCGTTGGGCCGACAAGTACGCCCCCGACCTGAAGCTGCTTCTCGTCGACAAGGCCTCCCTCGAGCGTTCCGGCGCCGTCGCCCAGGGCCTCTCGGCCATCAACACCTACCTGGGCAAGAACAACGCCGACGACTACGTCCGCATGGTTCGCACCGACCTGATGGGCCTCGTCCGCGAAGACCTGATCTTCGACCTGGGCCGTCACGTTGACGACTCCGTCCACCTGTTCGAAGAGTGGGGCCTGCCCTGCTGGATCAAGGACGAGCACGGCCACAACCTGGACGGCGCTCAGGCCAAGGCCGCCGGCAAGTCCCTGCGCACCGGCGCCGACCCGGTCCGCTCCGGCCGCTGGCAGATCATGATCAACGGCGAGTCCTACAAGTGCATCGTGGCCGAAGCCGCCAAGAATGCCCTGGGCCAGGATCGCTACATCGAGCGCGTGTTCATCGTGAAGATGATCATGGACGCCAAGATCCCCAACCGCGTCGCTGGCGCCGTTGGCTTCTCCACCCGCGAGAACAAGGTCTACATCTTCTCCTGCAACGCCATGGTCGTAGCCTGCGGCGGCGCGGTGAACGTGTACAAGCCCCGCTCCACCGGTGAAGGCCTCGGCCGCGCCTGGTACCCCGTTTGGAACGCCGGTTCCACCTACACCATGTGCGCTCAGGCCGGTGCTGAGATGACCATGATGGAAAACCGCTTCGTCCCCGCCCGCTTCAAGGACGGTTACGGACCGGTCGGCGCCTGGTTCCTGCTCTTCAAGGCCAAGGCCACCAACTCCAAGGGCGAAGACTATTGCACCACCAACCGTGCAATGCTGAAGCCCTACGAAGATCGCGGTTACGCCAAGGGCCACGTCATCCCGACCTGCCTGCGCAACCACATGATGCTGGCTGAAATGCGCGCCGGTCGCGGTCCCATCTACATGGACACCGCTGGCGCCCTGCAGGCTACCTTCGCCACCATGACTCCCGAGCAGCAGAAGCACCTGGAGTCCGAGGCTTGGGAAGACTTCCTCGACATGTGCGTCGGCCAGGCCAACCTGTGGGCCTGCATGAACATCGAGCCTGAGAAGTCCGGCTCCGAGATCATGCCCACCGAGCCTTACCTGCTCGGCTCGCACTCCGGCTGCTGCGGCATCTGGGCTTCCGGTCCCGACGAAGCTTGGGTTCCCGAAGAGTACAAGGTCCGCGCCGACAACGGCAAGGTCTACAACCGCATGACCACCGTCATGGGTCTCTGGACCTGCGCTGACGGCGTCGGCGCTTCCGGTCACAAGTTCTCCTCCGGCTCCCACGCTGAAGGCCGCATCGTCGGCAAGCAGATGGTCCGCTGGTGCGTCGATCACAAGGACTACGTCCCCACGATCGCCGAGAAGGCTGACGACCTGAAGAAAGAGATCTACCAGCCCTGGTACACCTTCGAGCAGTTCAAGGGCGTCTCCACCGACCCCGTTGTGAACCCCAACTTCATCTCGCCCAAGAACTTCATGATGCGCCTCATCAAGTGCACCGATGAATACGGCGGAGGCGTTGGCACCCTGTACACCACCTCCAAATCCCTCCTGGACACCGGCTTCAAGCTGCTGGCCATGATGGAAGAGGACTCCAAGAAGCTGGCCGCCCGCGACCTGCACGAACTGATGCGCTGCTGGGAGCAGTTCCACCGTCTGTGGACCGTGCGCCTGCACATGCAGCACATCGCCTTCCGTGAAGAGTCCCGTTACCCCGGCTTCTACTACCGTGGCGACTTCCCGGGCCTGGACGACTCCAAGTGGCACTGCTTCGTGAACTCGAAGTACGATCCGGTCACCAAGGAGACCAAGGTCTTCAAGCGCCCCTACGTTCAGATCATCCCGACCGAGTAA
- a CDS encoding CoB--CoM heterodisulfide reductase iron-sulfur subunit A family protein, whose amino-acid sequence MSGNAILVVGGGFSGITAALEAAEMGYEVILVEKNPYLGGRVAQLNQYFPKLCPPSCGLEIQFQRIRSNPNVKVITMAQVTKVSGQAGNFDVTLSIKPRFVNEKCTGCNACAEAAETKVPCEFDLGMGQRKVAFRPNLFAFPMRYVFEKNRCSEAEAKKIEASCKYGAIDLADQERTQTFKVGAVVEATGWKPYDMSKLENLGAGKLKNVISNMQMERLCAPNGPTGGLLLRPSDKAAPKRIAFVQCAGSRDENHLNYCSYICCMASLKQATYVRERVPEALVTIYYIDLRTPGRYQKFLEKVSADDKLTLVKGKVAELTESASGKVLATVENVDTGIKNVEEFDLVVLATGMQPSTAGEAVAVNTPRDEEGFFIGSPDSGVIATGCAKLPLDVMRSAQAATGAALKAIQTVAGR is encoded by the coding sequence ATGTCTGGCAACGCGATACTGGTGGTCGGCGGGGGATTCAGCGGTATCACCGCTGCCCTGGAGGCCGCCGAAATGGGCTACGAGGTTATCCTCGTGGAGAAAAATCCCTATCTTGGGGGGCGGGTGGCGCAGCTCAACCAATATTTCCCCAAGCTCTGCCCCCCCTCGTGCGGGCTGGAGATTCAGTTCCAGCGCATCCGCAGCAATCCTAACGTCAAGGTGATCACCATGGCGCAGGTCACCAAGGTTTCCGGCCAGGCCGGGAATTTCGACGTGACCCTGTCCATCAAGCCCCGCTTCGTCAACGAGAAGTGCACGGGATGCAACGCCTGCGCCGAAGCCGCAGAGACCAAGGTCCCCTGCGAGTTCGACCTGGGCATGGGACAGCGCAAGGTGGCCTTCAGGCCGAACCTGTTCGCATTCCCCATGCGCTACGTGTTCGAGAAGAACCGCTGCTCCGAAGCCGAGGCCAAGAAGATCGAGGCGTCCTGCAAGTACGGCGCGATCGATCTCGCCGACCAGGAGCGCACCCAGACCTTCAAGGTCGGCGCGGTGGTCGAGGCGACCGGCTGGAAGCCCTACGACATGTCCAAGCTCGAGAACCTGGGCGCGGGCAAGCTGAAGAACGTGATCTCCAACATGCAGATGGAACGCCTGTGCGCCCCCAACGGGCCCACCGGCGGCCTGCTGCTCCGGCCTTCCGACAAGGCCGCTCCCAAGCGCATCGCCTTCGTGCAGTGCGCCGGTTCGCGCGACGAGAACCACCTGAACTACTGCTCGTACATCTGCTGCATGGCCAGCCTCAAGCAGGCCACCTATGTGCGCGAGCGCGTGCCCGAGGCGCTGGTCACCATCTACTACATCGACCTGCGCACCCCCGGCCGCTACCAGAAGTTCCTGGAAAAGGTCTCCGCCGACGACAAGCTTACGCTGGTCAAGGGCAAGGTCGCCGAGCTGACCGAATCCGCTTCCGGCAAGGTGCTGGCCACGGTCGAGAACGTGGATACCGGCATCAAGAACGTGGAAGAGTTCGATCTGGTGGTTCTGGCTACCGGCATGCAGCCTTCCACGGCTGGCGAGGCTGTGGCCGTCAACACGCCCAGGGATGAGGAAGGCTTTTTCATCGGCTCGCCCGACTCCGGCGTGATCGCCACGGGCTGCGCCAAGTTGCCCTTGGACGTGATGCGCTCGGCCCAGGCGGCCACGGGCGCGGCGCTCAAGGCCATACAAACGGTTGCGGGGAGGTAA
- the aprB gene encoding adenylyl-sulfate reductase subunit beta yields the protein MPTFVDPSKCDGCKGGEKTACMYICPNDLMILDPAEMKAYNQEPEACWECYSCVKICPQGAIEARPYADFAPMGGTSIPMRSADSIMWTVKFRNGNVKRFKFPIRTTPEGSIKPFEGKPEPGSLDDELLFTETGSLMVPQATSMKKSEVTEGDTVQCWLDGFCK from the coding sequence ATGCCTACCTTTGTCGATCCCAGCAAATGTGACGGATGCAAGGGCGGCGAGAAGACCGCCTGCATGTACATTTGCCCCAACGACCTGATGATCCTCGACCCGGCCGAAATGAAGGCCTACAACCAGGAGCCCGAGGCTTGCTGGGAGTGCTACTCCTGCGTCAAGATCTGCCCTCAGGGCGCCATCGAGGCCAGGCCCTACGCCGACTTCGCTCCCATGGGCGGCACCTCCATCCCCATGCGCTCGGCCGACTCCATCATGTGGACCGTGAAGTTCCGCAACGGCAACGTCAAGCGCTTCAAGTTCCCCATCCGGACCACCCCCGAAGGCTCCATCAAGCCCTTCGAAGGCAAGCCCGAGCCCGGCAGCTTGGATGACGAGTTGCTCTTCACGGAGACCGGTTCCCTTATGGTTCCTCAGGCTACTTCCATGAAGAAGTCCGAAGTCACCGAGGGCGACACCGTGCAGTGCTGGCTGGATGGTTTCTGCAAGTAA